Genomic DNA from Equus quagga isolate Etosha38 chromosome 10, UCLA_HA_Equagga_1.0, whole genome shotgun sequence:
GTGCCTCCCTTGATCCTAGACACCAGTGTCGGTCCCAGCTCAAACCTCCAGGCCGATGCGCTCCAGCAGCTCATGCAGAGTCTTGGGCTTGGGCCTCTTGCCCTTGCTCTGTCGGCGGCTGGGGCGTGCAGGCCCCACAGCCTCCTCGGGCAGCACATCCACATAGATGAACTTGAAAGAGCCCAGCTTGCCATTGAGCAGGCCCAGCCATGTGCCCACAGGTGGCTTTTCAATGATCTGGATCACATCTCCCTTctgtgggaagaaaggagagcagagcagagtaGGGGAGAGATGAGGGGTGGTCCCTTGGCCTCCACTGACACTGTCCTACCCTATCTCAGTCCAGCCTCCTTTATGAGTACAGCCTTCCCGGCTCAGGTGGGGCCCGGATGCAAACCTTACCTGAAGTTTCAGCGAGTCATGGTCATAGGGGCTGGGAGTGAAGTCAGTGTGGACTCGTGCCCGGCCGCAGAAGGGCCCTGTGTACTCGGGGGCAGGTGgttcctccccaaagctgccagagcctgggctggggctgcagagctCACTGCCTGCAGAAGATGGGGCAGGGGTTTGGGTCACCTCTGTCCCAGGACAGCTGGGGCAGTGCCCAGCAGGGGGTTTCCGGGGGGTCTGGCTGGAAGTCCCAGGGATACATGCTGGGGAAGAAAGCTGGGCTCTGGCAAGTGTCACACTGCAGAAGGGATTCCTACCCATCAGCGCCTCGGCCACCCTGCAGGAGCACAGCTTCACCTCTGGGGGCCTCAGACATGAAAACAGTTGAAAGCAGGAGGAGAAACGGCTCACAGTCCAAAGAATGGGAAAATGGGTAGGGCCTCTAGACATTAACTGGGCCAACACTCCAAGGAACAgataaggaaaactgaggccagaaaggccaagtgacttgcccaaggcctctCACCTTCTAATTGGCAGCACTGGGTCTATTCCactccaggtctcctgactcccactCCAGTGCTCCTTCCACCCAGGGAGCCACACCCTACATCACTATTTTACTTTCTCTACTTAATAAGACTCAGTGTCTAGTTACATCACATGGAAACTCAGATGGGCTCTTtctctctggggaggggaaaagacGAAGGGGGTTTTAAATGGCTttcagtgggggcagggaggtgtctgtggagccagagagagagcaggggacTTGGAACTAGCCCCAGGGGTGAGAAAGGCAGGGCGCAGTGGGCCTACAGCTCATGGCCCACAGCCCCGCCTCCAGGCAGGGCTGCCAGAACCTCCTATCCAGCCTCACGGACATCTAGAAGATGCCAAGTCATGCCCTGAGCCCAGCAAACCAAGGGCTGGCATCCAAGACGCTGAGTCTTCACAGCTGGAGACCCTACACCCCCAGCCCCCGCCTGGATGTCAGAGGTCCAGGGAGCTGTAGCCATTAGCTCCCCTTGGAAGGGTGGGGGTGGCCTGGTCCCACAGGGCAATGAGACTCTTCCTCTGCTCTTGGGCCTGTCCAGGGTCTGGGGACAGCAAGTGGCAGCTCCTCTAGGCCAGACCTAAGTTCAAGACTgggtcaccttgggcaagtcacttaatctccctgagcctcagttttcgcATCAATAAAGTGGAGACAATAACAGTGCCGGCCCCATGAGGTCGCTGTGAAGACTGAACGTGAGGAGAGCTGGGAAAGTTCCCAGCAGGCAAATGTGAAGGTTCATTTCTCTTACCCCCCAACCCCAGACAGCTGCCTGCATGGTCCTAACTCAGTCTTTTTCTGCGGACTCAGTAGGTGTCCCCTTACCTCCCCTACTCACCCGTGGATGCCTGGCGGCTAAGTGCTGGGAGCTCACGCTCCTCCTGCTCAGAAAAGGCCAGCGCCATCTTCTCAGGGCCAGGGCTGTCCAGGCTGCAGTCTGGAGATGTCGGGGAGGCTGAGCCCTCCTCCAGAGGGTCTccctgcaggggaggggaggcaggaagccCTAAGCAGCCCTGGCCAGGGTGCACTTGGGGCAGCCCTGGGTGCAGAGGAAGTGGGCCTGGGCTCGGTGGAGAGCTGGGGCCTGGCTTGAGCACCAGCTCTGCCCCAACAGGCTGTACGGCACTCTCTGAGCCCTCGTTTCCTCTTCCGTAAAGTGGGAATGACAGTCCTTGCCTGGCCTACCTCACGGAATGAGGCTCCCCTAGGGTGCCGTGTGAACGTGCTGTGTCAGCTTAAAGTGCCGATGCACGTGCAGAAAAGGCCGTGATGCCAGAGCGCGACTCTGAACTGCACCTGGGGCACAGTCAAGCACACCATGGTGCTGGAGAGTCACACTTTTGACGGTGCttgtatgtgccaggcatgcctgtcatttcatttaatcctcacttgAGGGTAAATGCTTGATTGTCCCGAGTCTACAGATGAGAAGTAACAGAGGAATGTTCCCCAACGCCACGCAGAAGCCCACAACCAAGTGGGCCTGGTACCAGGGCCCCTTCACCTCCCCATGCCTCAGCACAGTGGTAGTAACTCTTTCACAGCTGGCTCACTGGCATAAGAACCCCGACCTGCAGCAGTTGCCAATTCCTGTACTGTAAATACACCTGCCATGGTCAAGGTCAAGCTACCACTGTGACGTCTCTGAACGAGCAGCACACTATCATCAACTGTTTCCACTGCACAGAGACTATAGGTACAAATCACCTCAAGGGTGTAGAGAATAGTGAAAGGTAGTCCAAgaattaggaagtgatgaatttTGAAGCTTGACTgtattccctttatttttaatataatttatttaattctaagttcacataatttaatttttactaatgGCTATGTTTCACACCTGGCTCACAAACTTCCTGGAAATTTGACCAACTGCTGTCCTGAGCTGGTATGAGCCAGCAGGAGCtgactccagcacaccactgttgGGACACCTCCTGTAAGAGCCACAAGCACACCAGACTCATTACATGACTTCAGCTACTTGGATGTGTCAGCTCCGCAGCTGTctgtcctgccctccctccctgggccaaAGCCagccttctctattttctctcataGGGCCCCTCTTCCAATCAAGCCTTCCCAACCCTGGGGGTAGTTCCAAGCAAAACTTTGAAGTGGATGAATTTACCTCAGGAGATCTCATCTCCCTTTCAGCCGTGCCCTCTGCTCAGGCCTGCCTTCCCAGGAAGCTTCTCTTACCCAGACTTTCACCTCTCCTTGAACTCAACCACTGCTCTCTCAGGACCCTGTCTTGCTGCCACATCCATGGCTGAGAGCGAGCTCCCCTCCCATGTGACCCTTCTGGTATTGAGTCAGGCCTTCAGGCATCGCCGCGGGGCTCTGGCTGTCAAGGTGACCATGCTCACACTCTGTCAGAGTGGCGCCTGTCCTCCCTGTCCCCTGTGTCTCCCCTGGATCCCCAGGCCTCACCATCTCCTCCGACAGGGCCTTCACCATCatcttgcccatcttcctgttcATGGTTCGGGAAATCACGGCCCTCCACTTCTTCCCCAGCTTTTTGCCACTCTTCCCAGCATCTTCTGGGCTAGGGACGCCTGAGTCATCTTCTGGAATCTGTAACAACAAAGGAGGAGGTGCAGGGGTCCTGGTGACCCTGTCTGGGTTCAGGACTTGGGGACCAAAGGAGGCTTCAGTCGGAcagaggctggagaggtgagAATGGCAGGCCCCCTCCCCCTTAGCCCCAGCCCTGTCCTCAACCCTGTTCATTTGTAATTAATTTGGCAATTAATTTGTAATTGAAAAGAATGCAGGTGAGTTTTGAGGGCCCAGAATTTTggtgggtgggagaggtgggCTTTGCCTCAACAATCTTAAAGTCgcctctttcccctctccccgcccccgccaGGACGTGCAGCCAGATCCCCCAAGGAGGCTCTGAGACTCACATTATCATCCAGATTAAATTCCTTCTCGCTCACCACCGGGGAGCTGGGTTTGGATTTGGCAAAATCCTTGAAGCTGCTGGAGCGCTGCAGCGAGAGCTGGAAGGAGCAGAGGTGTTGCAATCAGCGCTGCTAAAATGGCTGGCAGAGTGAGGAGCACTTCCACCACCCCCAACATGCACGCACACAACCCAGCCCTTGGCAGAGTCGCTCGTGTCCTGAGGGCCCAGGGGTAACGAGTGAAGTGCCAAGACGTCCTTGGAGCTACCTGGCTTTATCTTGATCTTCCGTGGTAAAGGGACCCTAATGAAGCAAGCTCCTGACCTCAGTCAGGCCTCGGCCTAATGCCAGATTTCCCCCAGTACCTGAAGTTTGGCCCCCAGAACCCTGGAGTGAAAGACTAAAAGAGTCAGAGTAAACGCTTATCTCCTGCTAGAGACAGCCCTCAGCACGGACAATAGCATCATCGTTAGATAACCGGGCAGCAAACCCTCTGAACCCCTCGCTCCGGCCTCGGGGCTCTGGGCTGCTCCGAGCGTGTCTCCTGTGGTCTCCCGTAACAGTGAATTGGGCAAACATATTGGGACCTCCAGCTTGCTGCATCTGTGTCCCAAGAGGAGCAAAACAATCCCCCAGAAGCCAGCAAGACCTGGCATTACGCTTTCTGGAAAATGACAGTAGGGACTGTGTGCCCACAGATTTGGGACATGAACGATTGGGGCTAATTTAGTAAAAAAGAAAGCcgccattttctctttcttcatctcagCTTTTCACCCTAACCGCTAACGTGATGAGCTGGCTGTTGCTGGCGTGGGCCGGTGTTCGGACGTCGGGCCTGACCTATGGTTTGCACTGAAGAGACTGTTTTCAGGAAGTGAGCTTTCTGAACTGGATATGCATGCACACGCCAAGAGAGCAGCCAGAAACCAGTGCCCGGCAGATAAGGAGGGCAGGCTTCCCACACAGGAGAGGAGGCTGAACCTGAATCAAGATCAACAGTCAAGACCAGAGATACACACAGGAACCGGGTTCACAGATGGCCAGACAGATAGAGCGGGATAGACTGCAGACACCAGAGATAAGGGCTTGAGGAAGCAAAGCCCCGAACCCACACAAAGCCGAAAGTTTCACATCCTCTTTCCTACGAAAGGGGGGTCCAGTGACAACCCCCCAGGGCAGGGGCAATATCACCTGCgtgcccccaccacacacacaattAGCTCTGCCGCCTGGGACTGCAGTAGAGCACTTGAGTTCCCCTCTCTTGGTGGGTCTGGACCAAAGGCAAACCAGCAATCAGGGTCAGGGCCACACCTTCCTAGAGGTCGCAGCAAGCTAGCTGACCAGAAACTAGGTCAGCGGTCAGGCGGAGCAGACATCACCATCTTGAGGGCTTCCCGGGTGGGGCACCTGCAGCCTCAGTCAGAAAGCCCCTTCCATGCCACGTTGGGAGCCGGAAAAGGGGGCTgtgagtggggaggggaaagTGTGACCGTGGGGTGACCGCGCTGGTTCCCATGCATCTCCTCCATCCTCTTTCCTTGGTTTTCCCCACCcactattctttcctctttttctccctttctttccccttctctcctccaccttccatttatttcctcctcttgtATGGCTAGGATGCAGCTGCCTGGATAACTTCCTCCACTTATTGCCTGGAAaagagggaacagagagagggtgggcaccaggctggcctgggccCAAGAAGGGCAGGCTGGGCTGCTATTTATAGGCCAATGGGGCTATTGTGGCCTTTTCTCCACCACCCCTCAGCCTGGTCGGCAGACCAGGAGGCCGAGAGTCGCCCCTGAAGCCCCAGGGACTGGGAGCCTGGAGAGCAAGCAGGAGGGCCTGCGTGGGGCCGGAAGTGGTCTTTGTTGGGGAAGAGTAAACTCACCACCAGGCTGCCCTCTAATCGCgcagttctttccttttcctgtcatTAATCTGCAGTCTAGGAGCTGGCAGGGGGGCCTTTGGCTCCCCGGACCTGTGTCAGGGCCCCTCTGTCCCAGCTTTAGccaaaagcaggaagaaataatCCAAAAGGGCTGTGGGGGTGCTGCTGGGACTTGGGCATAGCTGGCCGCTCCTCAGCCCAGGGACATGGAAAGGATGAGACAAGTTCTTTGGGTGACTAAGCATGAGGGCTGGCCAGAGTGGCCTTCTGCCTGGCCTACCTCCAACCGCAGGGGCAGCCCCAAATACCCTGAATGCCTTTCGGTGACCCTGAAGTGACCCCTCACCCAGGTGTGAGTGGAAATCCTGGAGCCCCTTTGGACTTTCTGCCCGGCCTCCCGTTGTCGTGTCTAAGGAGAGCATGTGGGCATCGTGGAAAGAACTATTTGTCTGGCTTCAGACGTTGCTGGGTTCAACTCTGGGATATGTGACCTTCGGCAAGTTATTTAATGTCCCCAAACCTCAGTCTCTGTCAGTCAGCAAGGCAAGAGTTCCTATCTTGGTTCTGCCATTCCCCAGCTGGGTGAAGCCTCGTGAGTTCCTCagcttctctgggcttccatttcctcatggGTGAAATGAAGGCAGGAGTACCTGCCTCATCAGGTGATTGTGAGGATGAAGGGAGTGAGCGCCTGACACAGCAACCCCTCAGCGATGTCCGTGTGTGCTTGGCCTTTCCTATGATCCACCTCCAGCCTCTGACCCAGGCCATTCCCCACCTGGAACACTCCGCCCTCCTCTCTGTCAATCACAGTTTCTCCCCTCCTTCAAAATCCAATTTAACTGGAAACaccccaaatgcccatcaactgtgGAATGCATCCATGAATTGTGGCAGAGTCATACGAGGGAATAGTACATAGCAATGCGCTAAGTACAGCTCTCCCAACAATGGGGATGAATCTTACAGATACACTGGTGAGCAGAAGGGGCTGCCACCGAAAAGGAGGCTGTATGTTTCCTTGGATGGAAAGTTCAAAACCTGGCCAAACTAATCCATCACCACAGCCTCACCACAGGCCCATCTTACATCCCCACTGCCCAGCTGGggagactgagactcagaaatgAAGTGTCCTAGGCAGAGTTACACAGCTGGTAGCAGTAAGAGCAGgggtttgaactcaggtctgtgaCTCTGGTAGCCCGTCCATGTTGCTGTGCTGAGAGCTCATAAAGTTGCCCTCCAGTATAGAAATGGATTAGATGCAATGGTGACCACGGTGGTGTTTGGAGGGCACTACCAGGAGAGCAGGTGGGAGCACGGAGGAGGAAGGGCTCAGGAGGGCTTCGTGGAGGAGGCGCATTTGAGCTGGGCCATGCAGGAAAGCCAAGATATCTCCAGGTGGAGCTGGGAGAGGTTTGAACAAGAGTGAGTTAGGGATGTTCGCAGCAGTGATGGAACGGTGAGTACACCAGAGCGTGTGGTGGGAGGTGGAGCATAAATGGCCATGGAAGACCCTTGCCAGCCATGCCAAGGAGCTTGGGCATTAGCCTGTGGACAATAAGGAGCCACCGGACATAGGAAGTGCATGCTGCTGGGAGTGTCATGCTAGGGGTGTGCAGTAGGAAGGGACCCTGGGGGAAGTGGTATGCTGGGATTGGGGGAGAGAGGGGCAACGAGAGATGGGAAGTAGGGAACAGCTGAGCACTGGAATGGAGCCTAGATTCTTCTCCACTTCCCCCGGTGGGAGGTCTGTGGTGTGGTGGAAAGTCGGGGTGTGTTGGGGAAGGACCATCCTTAGGGG
This window encodes:
- the SASH3 gene encoding SAM and SH3 domain-containing protein 3 isoform X1, translated to MLRRKPSNASEKEPTQKKKLSLQRSSSFKDFAKSKPSSPVVSEKEFNLDDNIPEDDSGVPSPEDAGKSGKKLGKKWRAVISRTMNRKMGKMMVKALSEEMGDPLEEGSASPTSPDCSLDSPGPEKMALAFSEQEERELPALSRQASTGSELCSPSPGSGSFGEEPPAPEYTGPFCGRARVHTDFTPSPYDHDSLKLQKGDVIQIIEKPPVGTWLGLLNGKLGSFKFIYVDVLPEEAVGPARPSRRQSKGKRPKPKTLHELLERIGLEEHTSTLLLNGYQTLEDFKELRETHLNELNIMDPQHRAKLLTAAELLLDYDTGSEEAEEGAESSQEPGARTVSEPKVDIPRDSGCFEGSESGRDEAELAGAEEQLHGLSLAGAP
- the SASH3 gene encoding SAM and SH3 domain-containing protein 3 isoform X2, giving the protein MLRRKPSNASEKEPTQKKKIPEDDSGVPSPEDAGKSGKKLGKKWRAVISRTMNRKMGKMMVKALSEEMGDPLEEGSASPTSPDCSLDSPGPEKMALAFSEQEERELPALSRQASTGSELCSPSPGSGSFGEEPPAPEYTGPFCGRARVHTDFTPSPYDHDSLKLQKGDVIQIIEKPPVGTWLGLLNGKLGSFKFIYVDVLPEEAVGPARPSRRQSKGKRPKPKTLHELLERIGLEEHTSTLLLNGYQTLEDFKELRETHLNELNIMDPQHRAKLLTAAELLLDYDTGSEEAEEGAESSQEPGARTVSEPKVDIPRDSGCFEGSESGRDEAELAGAEEQLHGLSLAGAP